GTCCCGCATCGAGCAGGTGCTTCACAGTGATGGCGTGCCCTCCGTCAGCCGCCAGGTGCAGCGCCGTGTTTCCTTTGCCGTCTCGGGCGTCCTTTGCCACTCCGGCGAGCAGCAGCGCCCACACTTCTCGTGCGCTCCCACTGCGAGCGGCCTCCAAAAGTCTGGCCACCATCTTCTGCTTCATCCTGTCTGGCATATTGCTGCAAAACACATGAAGTGACATGGGAATGGAATACTTACAtctgcgcgcacgcacacacacacacacacacacacacacacacacaccataagccACCGTACAGTGTCACTTGaggatcttagtgctgagttttcactcagacggcgctttggcgttaggcggtctTTTTCCGTGTGTGATCCCTGGCCGGAGAGGAAAGAGGTGGCTGCCCTGGCGTGGAGACAGTTCGGTTCGGCGGGGGTTGTttacgtctggacgccgagtggggcccgatgggaagaccggaccgtgattcTACGGTTAacagtgtggacagcggcgtggtgtgccgtttaacttgattcgcagggggagcaaaatctcgcctgttgtagtttgtcgagtctgagtttgaaataccttctatgtgcggcgggatgtcatttcgtcgtcctgtctctccgtcgctgggttcgctatcctcgtttaccgtcccgtGGAAGTATACCGATGGGCTACGCTGTTCTACCTagtctactagacgctggtgagggaagtgcgtcgttcagcggcacgtcaGTCAGGATGCTTTACGTCTGATCTTCAAGTGcgtagtcttcgagtggcactccttagaggttgccttgcgcagttagatttGGTCTTGTGGTacttccgctttccgttaacgaaggtGAAGCTctattcggcactccgtacgacgcttggcacctcagcatgTGGGTCGGAGCCACCTTTGCGACTAAACGGAAGTCTTTGGACTGAGACTTGTGTTTTGCATGTTGTTCATAAACTGTTacggtattaagttggctgaggtttcttatggattttccggcatttggtctgttgtctggcccgggctaggtctcgttattttaaaagtctgtccttgttttggcttagtacgactgcctggtggttctggtagttcGCCGGGTcactgtggttgtgttgcattttgtatggggctgcgtgctcggagccgtggagtaccatctgtgtgaactgcttcactggggagtactgatcggcccattcttggtcctctgatgtatacaatgattttattattattattataaagtaacattatcacttaaatgatttaattcttgttgcgttaattgcaacttgggcaCTGAGAAATTTAGTACTGTAATTAgggaagatttaatagtggcacatgcctcTTTACCTGTtttgtaatctgttaattaccgaaagaccttaagctcatagtcatatgtgattttcttaaattattctaTTTTCATgtcatgttatttttttaaatttgttgatcactggtgtactgttccaagtattaaaatgtttcaggtagctattacttgggtggaacccCAACGGAGAGAGCAGTTCCGTGTCCGTTGTTGGCACCGCCTGGTGtctgttgtttgttttggtgcacctgagttgagtattgtgttgcctcctcccttgcggccccatcctgttcttctcataaacatttccttcaaggcattttagttagctttatgcaagtgttatttcaatttcttacattggtaaaattgtgtgCCCCTCATTAcgcacactgtttgtcatagcggagttcatgtgccattgtaatttcttaaactccattgtgttgcccttcgtgatacatattgtttgtcataatagaTTTGAGGGTGGGAATTAtgatgtctcatatatcatgacgtgcgtgtgtaatggtgcagtAAATggatgacaggaaatcacgaatccacaatACTCGGTAGGCACACAGAgtgaggaaaggtgtcgaaagccttctgcaaatctaaaaatacgATAATTTGACATCCCcagccgatagcactcattacttcatgagtgtaaagagctagttgtatttcacaagaacgatattttctgaatccatgctgactatatgtgaataaatcgttttcttcgaggtacttcgtaatgttcgaatacagtatatgttctaaaaccctactgcaaatcgacgttagtgatataggcctgtaattcagcggcttACTccaacttccctttttgggtattggtgtgacttgagcagttttatagtctttaggtacggatctttctgtgagcgagtggttgtatataactgctaaatatggagttattttatcagcatacagtgagaggaacctgactggtttacaatctggactttattaagtgatttaagctgctttgttacaccgagggtatctactatgtttctcatcCTGGCAGTTGTAAATATGTAAGCaataaacttaacaccatttgtTACTGTACAATAGTTCTCTCAAGCTGTACATCAAAGAAAATGATAATTGTTTACTGTGGCAGCAGGATCTGTATTGCAACATGCTGCAATCTTTCGGGGGAAACTAATACTAGCAAGTGTCGTTTCAGAGCCGAAAGGAGCTGTGGTGAATGCAGTTCGTAGACGTGCATTGAAGGCTCTATTTATAAAAAACCATGGCCTTCCATCCCTCTGCTTATAAATTTGCCAAGTAATGTATTTTGGTAACTCTGATGATATGCAACCTGTAGTTAGAGAAGAGGACATTCACTCACCTAACACAAGAAACTAGGAAGTAAATGTCCAAAATTCAAATACAATATTAAAACGAAATGGGTCACTGCAAACTGGAATCGAGCTGTGCAACAGACTACACCTTCACTTGGAAATGATAGACGTTTCAGCACTTAAAGCAAGTTTTTATGACTACCTAATTCACAAGTGTTATGATAAAGCTGAGAACAAAGCAGGTTCAGAACCTAAAGTGTATTTATTTATGTCTGGAAACTAATCCCAAACGCCTGGATCGATTCCAACCAACTGTAGCCTAACAACAGTTGGCCTCTTGAGTATAAGCACTGGGGGGCTTATAACTTCCTTATAGAGTGAAGCTATTGGCAAAAATGTTTTTTTAGCCCATCGTATATAGGCTGTGGAAATGCGGCATACCTTCTTGACATTTTTTGTAGGGCAACTTACACGTCAGTgggtaaaaaaaaatcagttttcaagCTCCTGACGTGTATGCTGCACGACACCATAAACATGTTGTGAAAAGTTATCTGCCTTTTTATCTATGTTCAGCAGGGGCTCCATGTACAGATGGCCACACCTGCTGAAAGGCTGTGTGACAGAGGGTATGCACAGAGGAAAGGAGGCAGGTTGAATAATGGGCTGAGAGAGGGTAGAAAGGAATGGGGAATGGACAAGGGGGAGAGACATGGGAGGAGAATATGAATAGGGAGATGGTGCAGGAAGATATATACAGATGGGAGGGAGTAGGACGTGATGCAGACAGGGACACACAAGGGAGAATATGGGGAGTGGGTAGAGAAGGTGTgggtgaggaggagatgaatagagagtaCGAGGACATGGAGATAGACTAAGGTAACGGTTTAGGAGATGTAACAAATACGTCAAACATGTATGTGGACAAAGCCACAGGATAAAATCTAGAGTTCACGAAAATGTAAGAAGAAGCATAAAGGTTGTACAGGACCAAATATCAGCAAAGCCGATTTCAGGCTAGCATCAGGTTTCCTAGATTGTTTCAACCTGAAAGTGAAACGGCGCAGTTAGTACCACAATACAAAACGGCCAAGGAGGATGAGCTACACGGACTTAGAGGAAGCAGTTATTGAGTGGATGAGGCGCCTGCAGTCAGCACCACCAGTTGCATGGGAAAcgaatgtttcaaagttttatattTCCAGTATTAAGGAAAAATGAGCACGCTTTAACTCCTGCCGACTTCAGACCTAATGTCGTATTAAGCCGATGGTTCTTTTAGCTCATCACAGTCAATCCTTACTTCATGTATGTGTGATTTTTATGGAAGAAGATGCAATATCATGTCTGTGCCGGTGAGAATCCCACATTACATTTGCAAAAAGCCATCAACACAGGTTATCTATCTACGTGTGTCCAAGTAGAGTCGATGATTACATActagagccattttttcttcttcGCCACTTAATGGGCCAGGGTGCACAGTATTGTCAGACATATTACCACAGTTCCCAGAACATATCCCACTCCTTATTCTTCAATGGATGTGGTTACAATACGACGGAGCCCCACCTTCCTTCAAACACTCATTTCCACGAACGTCTGGATCAGACATTCCCGGAAAAAGGAGATAGGCAGACAAGATACTGTTTCACAGCAAGCATGTTGACCTGACCTCACTCCACTTTAATTATTCCTGCGGGGCCATGTGAAATGTCTTTCATAGTAGACACCTATCGAGCCTGAAGTCGATCGCCATGCAGACAATTCTTTACGCCTAGAGCGCTGTTGAAACGACACAGAGGATATTAGAAGTGGTATGACATGAGCTTTGTGCAACAATGCCATGCCTGCAGTGACGGTGGGGGTCACTATTtcgaacaactgttgtaaatgtagcagcttgtaAAACATGTAGGTAAATGGAATTCTTCATTACTGTACCATCTAAAGGATTTGTGGTGTCTGGAATCAAATTTAATTGCACCATTGCATGTCCACCAATACAGGCAATTATCACAGGGTACTGGTGAGAAGTCAGTCATCATGGTTCGAAAGCGGGCGCTCTTAGTCGGAGCGCTACACGAGGCCATGGCAGAAATCAGGTACATTTTGGCTTGTACATTTCAACTTCGTTATTCCTGGAGTAGTGTCTCTTAACTGAAATTGATACGTATACCCTTCTCCATAAACATAAACTCTGAAATGCGTACTTTAAGAGCTGAGAGAACTTTTTCATCATTACTATGAAGAAACATCTATTCTACAGCACGTTCTTTGTTATTACAAACGACCTACAAAACGCATTTCACAAAGAGGGAAACATTCCTCTTATTATCCATGGATCTCTTAaagtttgtcaaatgtttttgcacTGTAGCATTATCTTTCCAGTTACAATTATAATGGAGGCAAGATATCAGAGCAGATTTTCCATTAATGTACAGACCGGAGTTGTTGGACTAACACGATCTACAGAACAAGTTGACTGGTGCAATGTATAGTTCCTATTGAATAACTTTCCTGTACTGCTAGACCAACTCTGGAGTTTTTCAGAGAGCGCATAATTCCCGAAGACGTCTGGCACGAAGAACAGCACCCTAATGTGAATGGACGCCTTAGTAAGCACCTGCTTTAGCGATGGCTCACAGTTGCAAGTCGTATGCAATAACAAGCACATTACATTAGCAACTCCACTGTTCCACAGTAGCAGAATGTGTTCTTATTTGTCGACTGCATTCTGTTGCAGTAAGTCATTCGAAATGGCGAATAGCTTGCACTAGGGATGTTTTCCACAAAAACGAAGGGGAACAAATCCCCACAGTTCTTAAGGTATCCATTTCTCAGCTCATGCTTCCTGAACATatgttccttgttttggtccatactactctcCTTCAAAACGGTAAACTTTTttaacgcacacgcacacgcacacgcacacgcacacgcacacactcacctGTATCCCGATGTCTCTTTGGATGGTGGCCGTGGCAATGCTGCCGCCACCAGACTGGAGATGTCTGCTGCAGCCTCTGCATTCTCCCGCAGCAGTTGCGCCCAGTCGCTGCCGGCCATCACCTCGGGGTGTCGCGCTATGAACTCCACAGCGGCGCTCCTCAACTTTGGGCAGCGGTGCAGGGTGGCCACCAACGCAGTAGCTGCAGCATTTTCTACGCTCAAGTCCAGCGCCATTCGCGACTCGCACCGCCGTTTAAGTAGGGGCAAGTCGTACTTGTCGGCGGCTGCCAACAGTTGCGCTGCAAATCTTTCCAGTTCCGGAACTGTGTCTGTGTAGACGAACAATAGCATCTGCTGCAGCACAGCCTTCTGCACGTCAGTGATTTTGATAAGGCGACTAGTAGCTTCTAGCATGTTATTCCGCAACATGGCATCAAAGACGGGACTCCTCGCTGCCAGAATGACACTGTGGGCCGGTAAGTGAGAGTCGCCCACCACAAGAGTCACATCTGCACCTTTGCCAGATTCCAGCAGTGTGCACAGGTCGCTTCCAAAACTGCCTTTCTCCGACTTTGATTTTGCCATTACTACCACGCCTGAAACACACACGGAACATCTATGGAATTTCCAGTCGCACTGCAGAGGAAATAAATTGTGTTTTGCTTCTACTAACACACAGAAAACGTAGGTCAGCTATGCAGCTAAGATCAGGTAAATAGCAGGAAACatcctggctatgaatccaaggtaCAGTGTTacgagtgacctggataaaataggagcagatacTGGGCACACAAATGTAGGGGTTTGTGAtcggccctgggtaaacactgatGTAAGGCATGTttacactgagctgaacaggatgctccagacactggACAAAACCTCACGTGAGTgctgttccagttgatgctatcgGTAGGTGGggctacactacacatggcctgcacctcaataggaaggggaaaggtaagttagcttctctattagcagataccgTAAGGAGGCCACAGTCTCACAACgtatgatccctgtggttaatgatATCAGGCAGGTTAATGATATCAGGCAGGTTTtataggttaaagccaaagtccagacagacgataatcaataaaaaataaagtaaaagaagttTCATGTACAgaaaatagggataaagctaacgGTTGTATCAATTTATTTCACCAAAGTGTCAGGGGAatcaaaaataaagtagatgagctgttagtgtgtttaAATGATTTCGAAAATAAGAGTGAGAGTGACATAATTTGTCTCAACACCATATAACTTTGAGGAAGGAAAGagtcagtataagtgggtataatttagcatcttaagcTAGCAGATCTAACATAGATAAAGGAGTAGTTGCCATTTAAACAAAACAAGCGAATACGTACAAAATTGTAGAAGTAATCAAATTTTATGTTTGTCAGCACTTTgacgtttgtgcatgtgaactatagctagataatgtagtgttgatagCAAATCTGTGTAGGTCCCCATTAGGAgtctgggagctattcataaaaattttcgactcattatgctgtctgtcagacaaaaataatttattaatctgTGGCGATGTCAATGTAAACTTTCTGAGCAATTCTGATAGGCCAAGAACTAGAAGTGTTTTTAATGACattacttagaatcagtgatcattttccctacacatatagctcaagacagtagcactctaatagataacgCATTTGGACAGCAAGAGGATGTCaaactaacacatgctttccctgttataaatggattatcagatcattatgcgcaacttcaccaggtgtacagttcagaaactaataagtaaaagtgtaaggctaGTCAGCCCGGTATgtttagagcacttcagagaaagtttaagaaatgttaattggggaaatGTATACCGCGAGCCAAATGcttatgataaatgcaacatatttcttgataaattgaTATCCGTTTTTGAACACTGTCGCCCaaaaaaaattactgaatttaACACCAAACAGTTTGCttagaaaccttggattactttaGGTACCTGTCTCCTTTTTTAAATCTAATCGTATATTTTTTTATAACTGCGTCTAATAGCTTGAAAAGGCAGTTACAGTAATACAGCGTTTGTTAAGGTTTACGTCGAAATCTGAcgtaaaaaaattcgagaaatgtcctaaaATGTGAGATACCGTAAGGCAAGCCAGCAGTCCGAGGATAAAACTTTATTTCCCCTCGAACCTACATATGACCTAGATACTGGTTCATCTACGGATGTTTTATATAAACGTTTTAAGCTAGGTTCTAGCGTATCACAGAGGGAAAATGATTTCACATTTATGCATATATGTATCCTCCCACATTTTCaggagctgaaacagagaaatcgactgttcattttttttttaaataaagaggtCTTATGCGCTTCAAAAACCAACTACTGCTTTAAGTATCTAAATGTGAAGACGAATATTAGACCAGTCTTTTCCTGTACATGGCTGTGCGCATCTTGGAGGTAAGCTACACGTTATCTGACATctgtctctacctacactgctctaaattatgtCGTAGGGGATATATTCGTTGAACTAAGCATTCTATTAAAAATTCTTTCGTGACCACGTGTACGCCGCGAAATAAATAATAATCTTTAGGGAAGGTTCCATGCTGAACGGAAGCGCTTAATGACAATGTTACCAGATACGTGCAGTACACGCTGTAGACTTATTTGACACtgcaatgcaatttcgtacacacgtatATGAAATAATTTACCAACAATGATTTAGTAACCATCCAAACCACATAACAAATTTTATCCtttaagcatgtgttcaaactgtaGACTATGGACTGAAAAGCACAAGGCCAGTTGCCGTTCGAAGGAACGATGAACAGGCGTAATTGGAGTGGATGTTATGGTAGCGTATGTACTGGCCATTCGACGATACACATTGTCTGACGTAGTTGGGGCTTTgtcatagactgcatctttgagtgctcccaaagaaaaaaaaatagaggatTCATCAGGGGACCTCGCAGgcgatttgacaacagaatttcgtcatATCCAACATCCAGGAAAGTACTCATTCAGTATTTGTGTTGCAACACGGGACGAGTTAGTCGCATGACCGTCGGGTTTCACCCACACGCACTGTCCAGTATACAGCGGTATCTCTTCTACAGGACCCGGCAGAATGTTCGTCAGGAAGAGTGAGTACGAGTGcccatttagaacgcctgagattAATTAAGGCCTCACACTGTAATTCACTATGATGCCACGCCATACTTTTACGCTCCACGTCCGTCGACGCAAATTTACACGAGAGTGGTTAGTAGATGTTCCTttatcggcaaaaaaaaaaaaaaaaaaaagcatgcgcTGGAGAAACGTAGAGTCCTTACCCAGTTGCTGAACGACAAACCGACAAAATTCGGTACGACTTTCGACATCATGGTCGAGTACCTGCTGATGTGACAGATGATtgggatggaaattctgtcgatgcaggatgctAATGAGACTACATTCCTTGCAACAGCCTATGTCTCTTACTACTGTGCGaattcattagcgtcgtagccatACCAGCTTCTTCTTGTTCTCCGGCAACTGCAGTattttttcttgtcctctttttgacgttcaaacagcctgtccgcactagcgtcttaatTCGTACAATTGCTTGGGACGTGGGACATTGGCGATCCGGATAGGCAGCTCTATACCGCTGTACTGTTTGTACGGTATTATTTTACACTGaccatataaaagcagtatatccaGCTTCTCCGTATTGTACATGTCTACACGTGACGAATGTTGAAGGAAAAATGATGGTCCTCCAGGGCAGACAAGTAAACTGGTAAACATGTTGACATTCTGACGGTgcagcacgagagctctgcttgacGTTATTTGCACCGCTAATGCcgattccggccaccgtgctcACACATTCTAAAAATTCACCGAATTTTTTATTATCAAACTCTGTACCACTAATTGTCTTCAAGACAATGCAATTATAAAATACAGTTATAAAAAGTAttccaaaactctaccatctggtgagcaaaatgtatgagacaggcgaaataccctcagacttcaagaagaatataataattccaataccaaagaaagcaggtgttgatagatgtgaaaattaccgaactatcagtttaataagtcacggctgcaaaatactaacgcgaattctgtacagacgaatggaaaaactggtagaagccgacctcggggaagatcagtttcgatttcgaagaaatattggaacacgtggggcaataccctacgacttatcttagaagctagattaaggaaaggcaaacctacatttctagcattagtagacttagagaaagcttttgacaaagttgactggaatactctctttcaaattctaaaggtggcaggggtaaaaaacagggaccgaaaggctatttacaatttgtaccgaaaccagatggcagttataagagtcggggggcaggaaagggaagcaatggttgggaagggagtgagacagggttgtagcctctccccaatgttattcgatctgtacattgagtaagcaataaaggaaacaaaagaaaaattcggagtaggtattaaaatccatggagaagaaatacaaaattcgccgatgacattgtaattctgtcagagacagcaaaggacttggaagagcagttgaacggaatggacagtgtcttgaaaggaggatataagatgaacatcaacaaaagcaaaacgaggataatggaatgtaggcgaattaagttgggtgatgattagggaattagattaggaaatgagacacttaaagtagtaaaggagttttgctatttggggagcaaaagaactgatgttctaagtagagacgatacaaaatgtagactggcaatggcaaggaaagcgtttctgaagaagagaaatttgttaatatcgagtatagatctgtcagtaagtcgtttctgaaagtatttgtatggagtatagccatgtatggaagtgaaacgtggacgatgaatagtttggacaagaagagaataggagctttcgaaatgtggtgctacagaagaatgttgatgattagattggtagatcacataactaatgaggaggtattgaacataactggggagaataggagtttgtggcataacttgactagaaaggatcgattggtaggacatattctcgggcatcaagggatcaccaatttagtactggagagcagcgtggagagtaaaaatcgtagagggagaccaagagatgaatacaccaagcagattgaaaaggatgtaggctgcagtaggtactgggagatgaagcagcttgcacaggatagagtagcgtggagagctgcatcaaaccagtctcaggactgaagaccacaacaaaaagtaTACAGTTCCATTGAAAGAAACGTACCACTTAAATATCTCCGTTGATAcgagcgctaaaaacattaaccaaacaaaaatatGTGCGCCCCTCGACGCTCAAACATTTGCCGAAAACTGCGTTTCGATATGAGTAATCAGTTTACGAAATAAAAAGGGTGTTACGTCTTATGTGACTACCCTGTATAGttcatacaataaatgacaaaccTCTGAATAATCACTAGACTCATTTTCAGCCCCTAAAACTTCCATTCATAAGCATGTTGAGATCGACCAAGGGATTCCCTTTTCGATGTCCAGATACGTGTCAGGTAACGCACCAGTTCCTCATTCCCTTCAGGTTCGAGTGACATCCACACAATGCCCAACAGCACTCAAAAGTAACCGGAGTGTAATTTTATATTTAATCTTTAATAtcgattttaattttttgataggTCCAATGTTCATTCAAACATATCTTGGAAAATCACTGATCAGGATAGAACAGGATAAAGACACATTAGCTGAATGTCAATAAAcgcacaaaaacattttttttcatattttcgaaAGATGAAGATGTGCCAatgggctgcgcgggattagccgagcggtctggggcgctgcagtcatggactgagcggctggtcccggcggagactggagtcctccctcgggcatgggtatgtgtgtttgtcctcaggataatttaggttaaatagggtgtaagcttagggactgatgaccttagcaggtaagtcccataagatttcacacacatttggacatttgtgTCAATGGTTTTGTAAACAATACGGGCTTGAAAAACTTTCAAAGTATCGATGCTGAAAAAGTACGCCGACATTTAAGTCAATGTAAGTAAATATGGAGAGAAGGTAGCAGACCTCTATTAAGAAATCCCTAGAGTGAAGAAAGTCCCATCTAAACCCATGTGACAAATTGGAAGCAGAACATCTACAAATGAGGAAAACGTTGCCCAGTCACTTTAACTCTTACTTACCCAGGTTCCGCAGTATGTATTTGTACCTCAAGCCAAACTTGATCTGGTTTCGTGTGTTGTTATAACAGCTGTCAGCAGGCACAGTGTTTTCATAAAGCACTCAACAGACGCATCTCAACATAGTTACCGCCCGTTTTGTCATCTAAAATAATTGGAAACGATCACTCAGCCTTAGAACACAGATGTTTTTTGCTCCGATCAGTGCTGATGTCGCGAAAGAGCTGCTTGTTGTAATGCGCCAAACCGTCTTAATGCCGGAAAAAACGCATCACTTGATTGTACCACCTCAACttgatatctacactactggccattaaaattgctacaccaagaagaaatgcagatgataaattggacaaatatattatactagaactgacatgtgattacattttcacgcaatttgggtgcatagatcctgagaaatcagtacccagaacaaacacctctggccgaaataacggcctccatacgcctgggcattgagtgaaacagagcttggatggcgtctacaggtacagctgcccatgcagcttcaacacgataccacagttcatcaagaatagtgactggcgtattgtgaggagtcagttgcccggccaccattgaccagacgttttcagttggtgagagatctggagaatgtgctggccagggcagcagtcgaacattttctgtatccagaaaggcccgtacaggacctgcaacatgcggtcgtgcattaacctgctgaaatgtagggttttgcagggatcgaatgaagggtagagccacgggtcgtaacacatcttaaatgtaacgtcaatgcgaacaagaggtgaccgaggcgtgtaaccaatggcaccccacaccatcacgccgggtgatacgccaggatggcgatgacgaatacacgcttccaatgtacgttcaccgtgatgtcgccaaacacggatgcgaccatcatgatgctgtaaacagaacctcgattcatccgaaaaaaatgacgtgttgacattcgtgcacccaggttcgtcgtcgagtacaccatcacaggcgctcctgtctgtgatccagcgtcaggggtaaccgcagccacggtctccgagctgatagtccatgctgctgcaaacgccgtcgactTGTTCGTGCAGGtagttgtcttgcgaacgtcctcatctgttgactcagggaacgagacgtggctgcacgatccgttacagccatgcagataagatgcc
This sequence is a window from Schistocerca nitens isolate TAMUIC-IGC-003100 chromosome 11, iqSchNite1.1, whole genome shotgun sequence. Protein-coding genes within it:
- the LOC126212726 gene encoding ankyrin repeat domain-containing protein 1-like, encoding MAKSKSEKGSFGSDLCTLLESGKGADVTLVVGDSHLPAHSVILAARSPVFDAMLRNNMLEATSRLIKITDVQKAVLQQMLLFVYTDTVPELERFAAQLLAAADKYDLPLLKRRCESRMALDLSVENAAATALVATLHRCPKLRSAAVEFIARHPEVMAGSDWAQLLRENAEAAADISSLVAAALPRPPSKETSGYSNMPDRMKQKMVARLLEAARSGSAREVWALLLAGVAKDARDGKGNTALHLAADGGHAITVKHLLDAGLDANSVNSNRRTPLHLAAQRGNSDVIWMLVRASARVDAQDDKGQTALHVAASVNTAVKDDRVHVVNTLLLAGATKDITDLHKRKPEHLATVSTRTAFSTSNTVSSPYIDL